A region of the Culex quinquefasciatus strain JHB chromosome 1, VPISU_Cqui_1.0_pri_paternal, whole genome shotgun sequence genome:
CGGCAAACATTTTACTCTCCTGATCGACATAAAACACCCATTTTGGGATGGTTTCTTCACCAAGAAATGTTGGTTTTTaccgagggggacgtcactctgcgataacacactaaaacgcacaaaaacgagctcgaaaagcatcaacgctactcatcgtgccgagttttcacataacgccacctaaaagcaagttaacgcgcgttaaagcgagttaaagcgGTCATCGTCTGCTCGACTTTTGAACAAAGCGAAAACGATCTTGCATCCCTGCTGTCATAGCTCGAGCAGTTTTTCGATCAAGTTTGGCAACTCggtatttgttttgataagttttcaagCAGTTTCCgcagaaagaaaacaaaaaaaaaagcaggtcacgattttttttggtcAAAGGTCGGAAAACTTAACTCCGATGGGATGACTGGCGCCGGCGTTTTGCTACAACGAGACAAGCAGCAACTGGACCCGAAAGTGACCGGCAAGCTGCAACTTGGGGGAGAAAAAGTTCAAGTGTAAGTTTTCTTTTCAGTGGGTGAGTTTGAGttttaatttgatgttttttttttcagatcttAGCAATCAATCGATGGAAAGCACCACATCTGGGCATTTTGGTGCGACTCCCCGGGAAGTGTATTTTCTAACCAAGTCCAACAATGAGCTGCGAGAGGAGAACCGGGAGTTTAAGGCGGCGGCTGTAGGGAGCAGTGTCCAACGAAACCGACGGCACAGTGGACGGTGCCGTTTGATGTTTTTTCCGGGTGTTTAAGCAAACTAGCTCCCAAAAAATGACGCCGACGAGCGGCTTAGCGTGTGGCTTGTCTGGACCACAACATAGGCGAGTTCTGCTGTAACCTATAAGGGAAACCGGTGCCGTTGGAGTGGACAGGTCAATTCAGGAAAATGGAAAATGCGCCACAGTTTGACACATTTGGCGAGAAGAAGAGTAATAAAGTTCTAGGTGGAGTTTCGGAGGACTTTTTATTTCAACGCTTATTAGCTTTGCAGGTCTAAATGCTGCTGTTAAAAGCCGCCGCTTCTGCCCGCCGCTTGGGGGGCAAAGATGACGACTACTAGAATAGTTTTGAATACTTTATTGAATGTAAAgccattttgaaataataaaaaatgataaCGAAAACCAAGCCGCGGCTTGTTACAATTTTCTTCTCTGTAAAGACAATCCCAGCGTACGTTAAACCACTTCCGGCAGCTCGATGCAGACGCTTCCTCTACCGTGGATCTTCTGGTGTATCTGCTTGGTTGTGTTGGTGCTTTGACAGGACATCCGACCCGTGTTCGGATATTGCTACTACTAATCCAGCTCAGACGGATTTTTTGGCACCGTGTGAATCGACCAGAACCCACACCATCAGTGGCCTCAACACCTTTCGTGTGACCTTGCCGCCCCCCAGTTTCCCCCTCAGCAGATTCATAATCGTACAGCATCGTTGGCAGACCCTTTGCACCCAACGCCGGTCCCATCGTGCAACCCGGAACACTCCCGTTTTCATGAGTGTCCATCCGGAAGCTACCAACTCGCTAGAGCTGGCCGCTAGTGTCCTTTTTGACCAGCACAACGCGGCAAGAATGCTTCCTCCACTCCGGGCGCCACCGTTTTTTACCCCCCATCCGTCCGGGTGACggagaaaaattcagaaaagcaaactgctcgactgacaactgacaacgagaactgtcatttgctcttgacagttctcgctgtcaaaaaaatcgagcagtgtGATGCGAGAACGCAAGAAAAGATAAGccaaaaagcaagttatcgcggttaacgcgcgttaaagcaagttaaagcggaaaggagaaagtgaacgctgcaaaggtttgaaaaggaagctttatcgctcggttagcgcggaagtgacgtccccctcggtTTTTACCCAGAAACTTCCCGGAAGCACCTCCAACCTGCCCTCCTTACACTAGATCCTCCGGATCACAGCTGAATTTTTGACCACATTCTAGCAACATTCCGAACGAGACTTCCGAAAATATCCTCCAGCCAGGTTAGGGCAAGTCACCGGCTGACATGGGCTCTCCGGTAGCGATTACCCAAACAATCTTTCGGAATAAGGGGTAGGAGGtccagaaatgttcaactttCCCCAATCATAGCAAATGGTGCCCACCTCTGAGCACAAACAGAAGTGGGGAGGCCGTACTGGTTGGTTGATTTTCCCAGGGTAAACAAACCCGGGCCAAAGCCACAAACCTCCCCTAGCTGTGGAGTTCAGGGGGTTTGGTCACATCAAACTGTGGAATTTTGGCACTAACCTTTGCTCGTGCTGAGAGAAAAATCATTCCGACGCACAAAACCGAGTTGCCACTTTGTTGGCTTTGTTTGCTtcgccatttttgtgaaaatataaaattaaagtttaaatcGGGCACCCAACCGTGGCGCTACCTGGTTAGCATTTGGAGAATTTGCGCCCGGGGTGGTCACCTGATTCGGGCAAAATAATAGTTTTCAGCAAGTTGCATACTTCCGGGTGTTTTAGTGCAATTTCGCCAACAGATGGCACCAGCACGTGAGCTGTCAAAGTGCGCCGAAACCACCCTAGCGACGCACTCACAACTGTCGTAAGAAAGCCGATTAAAACGAGGGCGAGAGGTGGGGCCTGCAtaactcttgaaattttattgttgtACACAAAAGTCTCCTTTCTCTGCGCCCTCTCGCAAATAAAACGCAAAAGTACGATATGAACTCCTTGCCGGGTGTGCCCACGTGCAACTTTTGCAAAGTCTTTtcaggataaaaaaaaactcttgcagGAGAGGGGGTAATTGCGGAGAATCAACACTCCCCCCCCTCTCTCAACACACATATACAGTGGCTTCCCGCTAATGCGATCCAATTTGGGCGCCAGCTGGCCTAACTTTGGGGGCGGCGAACTGTCtatcaaaaaatatacttttttcgCCAAAAGATGGCGCTTTTTTTTGCTCCGCTTAAACATGTGTATTAAAGGTGACACTCGCTCAAGACGTGGGGAAGGTTGACACACACTAGGAATTAGTATGACGTGCAGACACGTGtctgacacacacacacgcaccgtCAAGTTCAATTACGGAGTTTGAGATTTTTTCCGACTTTTTATGGAACACTAGCGCCGCTCGGAGGCGGTGACACAACCGGGTAAGGCAAGGTGGAACCTAAAGTGGATAGACGACAGCCGGGGCTCAACTTTGCACATTAcgatgatgacaggcgcaagaGTGGGTACGAAAAAGGGGTTGTCAACGGAGGAGGAGGATGTATCGAGAGGGTCGTATTATCCTTTGTTTTAGGTGTGGAAAGTGTACTCCAATTAGCCGAGGTGTGCGAGAGGAAAAAGTTGATGAAAAGAACTTGGAGCAGTGGAAACATGCTGTGATATGATCGATCATTAGTTACCCGCCTCGAAAAAAGTTGTTACTCTGTGATTTCTTGTTAGCGTGTATACTTGTCATTTTGACAGCATGGAAATGTCATTTTGAAGAGCCAGATTTCTCAAAAACCAAAAGTTTGctttttactcatttttgagCGCATTTGCGATTGGCTTTTTTACCCTTTCGTACTTGTTTTCGCCAATAAAataactggcaacactgttacAAAAACTTTGACAGATCGCGAAATGCATGGCTAATGAATATTGATTATTTGCGTTTCTACACGCAAATAGAAATTTGATCCCTGGTTGAAAACCgggttgttttgatgctttctTCGAAAACACAACTCGATTCGCGCAACCAGATACAAAACCAATCTAGTTTCGCGTATTCAAACTATATGACAAAGGCAAAGCTTCCCCGAAACCATCACAACAATTTCATTTCGTCGTGCAATCTGACACCAGAAACCAAATTCTCCCGAGCGATTGTCTGTAAAACCATTCGCAGccgaaatatcaaatattctcCAGTGCGGAGATGTCCTCTTCTTCGACGAAACAACTTCCAGCCGTGACTTTCCGGAACCGTCCTACAATCTGTTGATCTGTCCCTTAATCGAATGACGCCAGTTTTATTTCAGCGGGCCTTTCGACTAAAAATTCAATCTAGCCCAAATGACAAAAGTTGTGCCGTCCCCGTTCGTCCTTTTTCGAGCATTTTTTTCTATTGGGAAGAAAAATCGTTCAGAGCTGCGGCTGCGACGTCCGAGTTGGAATGTTTTGACTTGTTTAATTTTCTATGCTGTTGAAGTCATTAGATAAGGGCTGTCGTCGACGCAGTCGACGTGGAGTTCAATTcatcaaaatatacaaaaataaacgacttctgattgttttgattcaaCTTGTAGGCCCCTATCGCTTGCTAGTTGTTAGTTGTTTAATGTTGGAATTTGTCGCAAAAAACAGTTCTAGAGATTTATGGCCAGCATGTCCATTTGCTGCACTGTTTTGTCTTATAACTTCTTAAGAAGGCTCCCCATTTCCGTTTTTCAAACAAGGCAGGAATGCTCAGTTTGATTGTTAAGCTAGGAACAACCCAACTAACGTGTAACACAACATAAGCGTGTACGTTTGACAACTTAGAAATacacttttaaataaatttattcataccgatttttaaaattcaaacaaatactACAATTCAAACTGAACATCCCTGACTCCGGCAAACCCAAGCCTGCACCCCGAAAAACCATCTGCTTCCGGCGCGTTGTCGTCCATTATGGTTAGCCGCAAAACCTCAATGCCTCCTCTGTTCTTTATTTGTGCAGCAGCCAGTATTTTAATTCAGCTGTGCGACTACTCTCCATTTTCGGTTTTCTATTTGCaggctcaaaatttatttatctaTCCTTCTGCTGTCTGTTGTTAAGCCTACGCGTGCGCCCAACTTTCCGAGGGGGAGCCATCTTGATCCTTTTTCCTGTGGTTGGCTGTGTTTccgaaacaaaaatattgaaacggTAATCTCCGGCGGGctgttttgttctgtttgcTTTGCGAGGAGGGTGAGGACCTGGTCTTTTTCTCTCGCTAGTTTGAAAAGTAGAAAGCTTCGAACCACTAACCGAAGCGTAACACTTTGCATAAGCTTAGCTAAATTCCGGAGCGCTTCCTCGTGCACTTAATTTAGCGTGTATGGTGACAGCTGTCAGTTTGACCGGCGCTACGCGCCACATCTTTGCATTTTCTATACAAAACACGCCCTTACGACTAAAAAAACTGATTGTTAGGCAACAACTGAACGGAACTGATCTGCTTTTAATTAGCGTACCGAGCGTTGAACACTTAAATGTCAAACTCGAAAAACAGATCAATGATTTGTAGTTAAGTGGTGGGAGTTTCCGGCGTCGAGGATAGGTTGTTGTCCGAGGTGGACAGCGGCCGGCACAGGCCGATGCGTGCCGTTCCGAGGGGGATGCCTTTCAGTATACTTACGGCCTGGTCCAGCGTCGCGCCCTGCAGGCTGTGCTCGTTGACGGAGACCAGCCGGTCGCCGGGGAAGATAAAGTTGGTGGCTTCGGCCGAGCCACCCGGGATTAGGCCGCGTACCACGATTACCGTCCCCTCGGTGTCGAGCGGGTCCTGATAGTCGAGGATCGAAAAGCCGAAGCCACGTTCCGTTTTTTCGATGTCACAGTAGATGATTTCGTTGGTCCACAGTGCCAGGCCCGACACCTGTTCGACGCTCTTCGAGCGCTGCTGATCGGTCAGGGTTGCCGTACTGGACGTGTACAGCGAACTCTCCGACTGGGCCTTGGTCAGAATGCCCTGCAGGCTCTGCAGACTCTGGAGACCGCCGGCCAGCAAACTTCGCGCCTCGAACGCCTCCGCATTTTGCGACGTGTTGATCACAGTAGGCGCCGAAGAACCACGTGCGCAGATCACGCGCACTTTCGACGGAAGTTCCTTTAAAATCTTCACCACTTCGATATGTTTCAGGCCCTGCAATCGGTGCTCGTTCACCTGCAGCAGTTCGTCCCCAGGCTTGAGCGTTTTATCCCGACCCACCGGTCCATCTTCCAGGATCGACCGGATGTAGTGATGTGGTCGCACTTCAACCCCGCACTCCACCTCCACCGTACCCTCCAAACTAATCCCCAGCCCCGACATCTTCTGAATGTCCGCAAAAATCACCAAGCAGTTCGGAAGCTGCCGCTGCCAAAACTCAATCACCGGATCCAACTCCACGATCGGGGTCACCATCTGGGACGCACTTCGCAGATCATCCCCGTAAGCGTCCAGCACCAGATCCATGTTTTCCCGCACCGGAGTGGCCGCCGCCGACGCAGCCATCGCCGCAATGATCGCCCCATTTTCGTACAACCCGTTTTCACTGCAGTCCCCATTCTCCAACAAGAACACATTGCTATCATACGTAGTGGCGGACTCCATTTCCGGCTCAATCCCGCACTCGCCGCACTCCGTCACGATCGAATCCGCGTCCGACTTGGCCTGACATATCGACAGGGTCGTCACCGACGGAGACTGGATCATGGAACACCGCTGGCTCTGGCACTGCGACAGCTGCGGATTACTCGCAGCTGCAGCCACCGCAGAACTGGTATCGATCAGCGCCACCTGCAGATGCTCGTACTTCCGACCCCTCAAGAACCTCTCCAGCGACAGCTTCACCCCAATGTCCGTGTTTCTCAGCAGCTCGACCGCTTGATGGTTCGTAACCCCACTCAACGATCGCCCATCAACGGCCACTATCCGGTCGTTGATCTGGATCTTGCGACTCATCTCCGCCGCGCTACCCTCAATGATACTCTTCACGAAGATCCCCGACAGATCTTCCTCCTCGCAAACGTACCCAGCCACCGTAATCCCCAACCCGTAAACGTTCTTCCGAAGCTCGACCTCGTAAGTCTCCGTCTCAGGCGTTTCCGGCGAGTCCCTATAAAGCGCCGGATCCG
Encoded here:
- the LOC6038472 gene encoding patj homolog, giving the protein MVLSTEWSQVEIIDLINDGNGLGFMLVGGRSTGVVIKALIPGSVAERDGRLQSGDHVLQIGDVNLRGFSSEQVATVLRQSGQQVRLIVARPVEPTSPDYQALASHAPIIPTKMLTDPEELDRTLLQTAGYTSGAFLQSPVEDSEELCPTHIEVVAVNNTINIDNNSLALISPSSISIPQVLSQPGLLAELGLKDCQQLPPPLPPPDPALYRDSPETPETETYEVELRKNVYGLGITVAGYVCEEEDLSGIFVKSIIEGSAAEMSRKIQINDRIVAVDGRSLSGVTNHQAVELLRNTDIGVKLSLERFLRGRKYEHLQVALIDTSSAVAAAASNPQLSQCQSQRCSMIQSPSVTTLSICQAKSDADSIVTECGECGIEPEMESATTYDSNVFLLENGDCSENGLYENGAIIAAMAASAAATPVRENMDLVLDAYGDDLRSASQMVTPIVELDPVIEFWQRQLPNCLVIFADIQKMSGLGISLEGTVEVECGVEVRPHHYIRSILEDGPVGRDKTLKPGDELLQVNEHRLQGLKHIEVVKILKELPSKVRVICARGSSAPTVINTSQNAEAFEARSLLAGGLQSLQSLQGILTKAQSESSLYTSSTATLTDQQRSKSVEQVSGLALWTNEIIYCDIEKTERGFGFSILDYQDPLDTEGTVIVVRGLIPGGSAEATNFIFPGDRLVSVNEHSLQGATLDQAVSILKGIPLGTARIGLCRPLSTSDNNLSSTPETPTT